Proteins encoded within one genomic window of Streptomyces sp. NBC_01314:
- the crgA gene encoding cell division protein CrgA translates to MPKSRIRKKADYTPPPSKQATNIKLNSRGWVAPVMLAMFLIGLAWIVVFYVTDGSLPIDSLGNWNIVVGFGFIAAGFGVSTQWK, encoded by the coding sequence GTGCCGAAGTCACGTATCCGCAAGAAGGCCGACTACACGCCGCCGCCGTCCAAGCAGGCCACGAACATCAAGCTGAACAGCCGCGGCTGGGTGGCCCCGGTCATGCTGGCCATGTTCCTCATCGGGCTGGCCTGGATCGTGGTCTTCTATGTGACCGACGGTTCACTGCCGATCGATTCCCTCGGCAACTGGAACATCGTGGTCGGTTTCGGCTTCATCGCCGCGGGATTCGGCGTCTCGACCCAGTGGAAGTAG
- a CDS encoding class E sortase → MSVRVIVRTVSELCVTVGALIVLFVVYVLFWTGVRADTEMNRQIDLLQDQWAKQPVQSASDPGASAAPAPPAPYRYGRPFALMYIPRLGSTWNKPVLEGTKTDTLKKGLGHYANTTQLGQKGNFAVAGHRRTYGDPFKDFAKLRPGDAVVLTDGADWFTYVIDTGPYRTLPTDVQVIDPVPTKSGYTRAGRYLTLTTCDPEWGHSHRLIVWGHLESTQPAESGKPEALRR, encoded by the coding sequence GTGTCGGTGCGCGTGATCGTGAGGACCGTCAGCGAACTCTGCGTCACCGTCGGCGCCCTGATCGTGCTCTTCGTCGTCTACGTGCTGTTCTGGACCGGCGTGAGGGCCGACACCGAGATGAACCGCCAGATCGACCTGCTCCAGGACCAGTGGGCGAAGCAGCCGGTGCAGTCGGCGTCCGACCCGGGCGCCTCGGCGGCTCCGGCGCCGCCCGCCCCGTACCGGTACGGCAGGCCGTTCGCGCTCATGTACATCCCGCGCCTCGGTTCCACGTGGAACAAGCCCGTCCTTGAGGGTACGAAGACGGACACTCTCAAGAAAGGGCTCGGGCACTACGCGAACACCACGCAGCTGGGGCAGAAGGGGAACTTCGCTGTCGCCGGCCACCGCCGCACGTACGGTGATCCCTTCAAAGATTTTGCCAAGCTGCGCCCCGGCGACGCGGTGGTCCTGACCGACGGTGCGGACTGGTTCACGTACGTCATCGACACGGGTCCCTATCGGACATTGCCCACGGACGTCCAGGTCATCGACCCCGTGCCGACGAAGTCGGGGTACACACGCGCGGGGCGCTATCTGACGCTGACGACGTGCGACCCGGAGTGGGGACACAGCCATCGGCTCATCGTCTGGGGCCATCTGGAATCCACACAGCCTGCGGAGTCAGGGAAACCGGAGGCACTACGCCGTTAG
- a CDS encoding rhomboid family intramembrane serine protease — MDQEASSSQDAQSLPTCYRHPDRETGIRCTRCERPICPECMVSASVGFQCPECVRGGSGTGHAPSASAPRTLAGGTVTSDPRLVTKILVGANLLLFLVQMSAGDTFTDRFSLIGQAWVPELGWQGVAEGQWYRLLTSMFLHSGEMHIAFNMLSLWWIGGPLEAALGRARYLALYFVSGLAGSALTYLLAEPNQASVGASGAIFGLFGATAVLMRRLRYDMRPVIILLVINLIITFGWSSIAWEAHVGGLVGGVLIGYAMVHAPRERRALVQYGVCAVVLVAVVVMTLLRTAQLT, encoded by the coding sequence ATGGACCAGGAGGCGAGCAGCTCGCAGGACGCGCAGAGCCTGCCCACCTGCTACCGGCACCCGGACCGCGAGACGGGTATCCGCTGCACCCGCTGCGAGCGCCCCATCTGCCCCGAGTGCATGGTGAGCGCCTCCGTGGGCTTCCAGTGCCCCGAATGCGTCCGCGGCGGCTCCGGCACAGGCCACGCGCCCTCCGCCTCCGCCCCGCGCACCCTCGCGGGCGGCACGGTCACCTCCGACCCCCGGCTTGTCACCAAGATCCTGGTCGGCGCGAACCTGCTGCTCTTCCTGGTGCAGATGTCGGCCGGTGACACCTTCACCGACCGGTTCAGCCTCATCGGGCAGGCTTGGGTCCCGGAACTGGGTTGGCAAGGCGTCGCCGAGGGCCAGTGGTACCGGCTGCTGACGTCGATGTTCCTCCACAGCGGCGAGATGCACATCGCCTTCAACATGCTCAGCCTGTGGTGGATCGGCGGCCCTCTGGAAGCCGCCCTCGGCCGAGCCCGCTACCTGGCGCTCTACTTCGTCTCAGGTCTCGCGGGCAGCGCGCTCACCTATCTCCTCGCCGAGCCCAACCAGGCGTCCGTCGGCGCCTCCGGCGCCATCTTCGGCCTCTTCGGTGCGACAGCCGTCCTCATGCGCCGGCTGCGGTACGACATGCGCCCGGTCATCATCCTGCTGGTCATCAACCTGATCATCACCTTCGGCTGGTCCAGCATCGCCTGGGAAGCCCACGTCGGCGGCCTCGTCGGTGGTGTGCTGATCGGCTACGCGATGGTGCACGCACCGCGTGAGCGACGGGCGCTGGTCCAGTACGGCGTGTGTGCTGTGGTACTGGTCGCCGTGGTGGTCATGACGCTGCTCAGGACCGCGCAGCTGACCTGA
- a CDS encoding class E sortase has product MTALRPERESAPYGGEAAYGGAESFEAEAFEPGVPFGGTAEPQQWAPQQTPQYAPADWYGQQPYEEPSFEPYEAYEPRPRAPYDGPYETYQAATVHAGPSTDVAQEHPPIDEETVALRVEDARRIAATAESIPPSAVTAGRAARRKAARRHGRHGGSPGAPEVSRAAQGPEKPLLAAGEASAPLSRIEARRAARARKPSAGVIASRAIGEVFITTGVVMLLFVTYQLWWSNIRAHQQAGREATSLQEEWKSGRRAPGAFEPGQGFAILHIPKLDVVVPIAEGISKSKVLDRGMVGHYDQNSIKTAMPEDKTGNFGIAGHRNTHGEPFRYINRLEPGDPIVVETQDKYYVYDMASILPVTPPSNVSVLNAVPPASGFTEPGRYITLTTCTPEFTSKYRMIVWGKMVEERPRSEGKPDALVQ; this is encoded by the coding sequence GTGACGGCACTGCGCCCCGAGCGCGAGAGTGCCCCCTACGGCGGCGAGGCCGCGTACGGGGGCGCCGAGTCGTTCGAGGCGGAGGCCTTCGAGCCGGGGGTGCCGTTCGGCGGCACGGCCGAGCCCCAGCAGTGGGCCCCCCAGCAGACGCCGCAGTACGCCCCGGCCGACTGGTACGGGCAGCAGCCGTACGAGGAGCCCTCGTTCGAGCCGTACGAGGCCTACGAGCCGCGTCCCCGGGCACCGTACGACGGTCCGTACGAGACCTATCAAGCGGCGACCGTCCACGCGGGACCTTCGACCGACGTCGCCCAGGAGCACCCTCCGATCGACGAGGAGACCGTGGCGCTCCGGGTGGAGGATGCGCGGCGGATAGCGGCGACGGCCGAATCGATACCTCCCTCGGCTGTCACCGCGGGCCGTGCGGCCCGTCGTAAGGCCGCCAGGCGGCACGGGAGGCACGGAGGCTCCCCGGGTGCCCCCGAGGTCTCCAGAGCCGCTCAGGGGCCCGAGAAGCCCTTACTCGCGGCCGGTGAGGCGTCGGCGCCCCTCTCCAGGATCGAGGCGCGGCGGGCGGCGCGGGCACGGAAGCCCAGCGCGGGAGTGATCGCGAGCCGGGCCATCGGCGAGGTGTTCATCACCACCGGTGTGGTGATGCTGCTGTTCGTCACGTACCAGCTCTGGTGGTCGAACATCCGGGCCCATCAGCAGGCGGGCAGGGAGGCGACGAGCCTCCAGGAGGAGTGGAAGAGCGGCAGGCGCGCGCCGGGTGCGTTCGAGCCGGGGCAGGGTTTCGCCATCCTGCACATTCCGAAGCTGGACGTCGTCGTGCCGATCGCCGAGGGCATCAGCAAGTCGAAGGTCCTGGACCGCGGGATGGTCGGGCACTACGACCAGAACAGCATCAAGACGGCGATGCCCGAGGACAAGACGGGCAACTTCGGCATCGCGGGTCACCGCAACACCCATGGTGAACCGTTCCGTTACATCAACCGGCTCGAGCCGGGCGACCCGATCGTCGTGGAGACGCAGGACAAGTACTACGTCTACGACATGGCCTCGATCCTGCCGGTGACACCGCCGTCGAACGTCAGCGTGCTCAATGCCGTGCCCCCCGCGTCGGGGTTCACCGAGCCGGGCCGCTACATCACGCTGACCACGTGCACGCCGGAGTTCACGAGCAAGTACCGCATGATCGTGTGGGGCAAGATGGTGGAGGAACGGCCGCGCAGCGAGGGAAAGCCCGACGCGCTCGTCCAGTAG
- a CDS encoding aminodeoxychorismate/anthranilate synthase component II: MSAARSTRVLVVDNYDSFVFNLVQYLYQLGAECEVLRNDEVATSHAQDGFDGVLLSPGPGTPEEAGVCVDMVRHCATTGVPVFGVCLGMQSMQVAYGGVVDRAPELLHGKTSLVEHGGKGVFAGLPTPFTATRYHSLAAEPTTVPAELEVTARTHDGIIMGLRHRELPVEGVQFHPESVLTEHGHRMLANWLAECGDQGAVARSTGLAPVVGRATA; the protein is encoded by the coding sequence GTGAGTGCCGCCCGATCCACCCGCGTCCTCGTCGTCGACAACTACGACAGCTTCGTCTTCAACCTGGTCCAGTACCTGTACCAGCTGGGCGCCGAGTGCGAGGTGCTGCGCAACGACGAGGTGGCGACCTCGCACGCCCAGGACGGTTTCGACGGCGTGCTTCTGTCCCCCGGGCCGGGAACCCCCGAGGAGGCCGGCGTCTGCGTCGACATGGTCCGCCACTGCGCCACGACCGGTGTCCCCGTCTTCGGAGTCTGCCTGGGCATGCAGTCCATGCAGGTGGCGTACGGCGGTGTGGTGGACCGCGCTCCCGAACTGCTGCACGGCAAGACGTCGCTGGTGGAGCACGGGGGCAAGGGCGTCTTCGCGGGCCTGCCCACCCCCTTCACGGCGACCCGCTACCACTCCCTGGCCGCCGAGCCGACGACCGTACCGGCCGAGCTGGAGGTCACGGCGCGCACCCACGACGGGATCATCATGGGCCTCAGGCATCGTGAACTGCCCGTCGAGGGCGTGCAGTTCCACCCCGAGTCGGTGCTCACCGAGCACGGCCACCGCATGCTCGCCAACTGGCTGGCGGAATGCGGCGACCAAGGGGCCGTGGCGAGGTCGACGGGGCTCGCCCCCGTGGTGGGCAGGGCCACGGCGTGA
- a CDS encoding peptidylprolyl isomerase → MAEQLYATLKTNHGDIEVRLLPNHAPKTVRNFVELAQGEREWTNPATGQKSTDKLYDGTVFHRVISGFMIQGGDPLGNGTGGPGYQFADEFHPDLAFDKPYLLAMANAGPGTNGSQFFITVSPTAWLTRKHTIFGEVADASSQKIVDAIAGAQTNPRTDRPVNDVVIESVVVETRQG, encoded by the coding sequence GTGGCAGAGCAGCTGTACGCCACCCTGAAGACGAACCACGGCGACATCGAGGTACGGCTGCTGCCGAACCACGCGCCCAAGACGGTCCGTAACTTCGTCGAGCTCGCCCAGGGCGAGCGTGAGTGGACCAACCCGGCCACCGGGCAGAAGTCCACGGACAAGCTCTACGACGGCACGGTCTTCCACCGGGTGATCAGTGGATTCATGATCCAGGGCGGTGACCCGCTGGGCAACGGCACCGGTGGTCCCGGCTACCAGTTCGCGGACGAGTTCCACCCGGACCTCGCCTTCGACAAGCCCTACCTGCTGGCCATGGCCAACGCCGGTCCGGGCACCAACGGCTCGCAGTTCTTCATCACCGTCTCCCCGACGGCGTGGTTGACCCGCAAGCACACCATCTTCGGTGAGGTGGCCGACGCCAGCAGCCAGAAGATCGTGGACGCCATCGCCGGTGCCCAGACCAATCCGCGCACCGACCGCCCGGTCAACGACGTCGTCATCGAGTCGGTCGTCGTCGAGACCCGCCAGGGCTGA
- a CDS encoding DUF881 domain-containing protein, whose translation MSNSADSPKAGSGTSPEAGSGDSSGTGSEPAARNGDTSTRGGIRPVRVLTVGVFALAGLIFFTSFDTAKGTNIRTDASLLKLSDLIQERSHKNGQLDESNAVLRDDVEALAERDDGSTKAEDARLKALEKNAGTQKLKGDGLTVTLNDAPPDATAKLPGYPEPQPDYLVIHQQDLQAVVNALWLGGAEGIKVMDQRLISTSAVRCVGNTLILQGRVYSPPYRIQAVGDPEKLQKSLAASEAIQNYMVYVNVYGLGWKVTEDGPVTLPGYSGTVDLKYAKPVD comes from the coding sequence TTGAGCAATTCAGCCGACTCCCCCAAGGCTGGTTCCGGCACCTCCCCGGAGGCCGGGTCCGGTGACTCCTCCGGGACCGGCTCCGAGCCCGCCGCCCGGAACGGGGACACCTCCACCCGCGGCGGGATCCGCCCCGTGCGCGTGCTCACGGTCGGGGTCTTCGCCCTCGCCGGGCTGATCTTCTTCACCAGCTTCGACACGGCCAAGGGCACCAACATCCGTACGGACGCCTCGCTGCTGAAGCTCTCCGACCTGATCCAGGAGCGCAGCCACAAGAACGGGCAGCTCGACGAGTCCAACGCGGTGCTCCGGGACGATGTCGAGGCCCTCGCCGAGCGGGACGACGGCAGCACCAAGGCCGAGGACGCCCGGCTCAAGGCCCTGGAGAAGAACGCCGGCACCCAGAAGCTCAAGGGCGACGGCCTCACGGTCACCCTCAACGACGCTCCACCGGACGCCACCGCCAAGCTCCCCGGTTACCCCGAGCCGCAGCCCGACTATCTGGTCATCCACCAGCAGGACCTGCAGGCCGTGGTGAACGCCCTGTGGCTGGGCGGCGCCGAGGGCATCAAGGTCATGGACCAGAGGCTGATCTCCACCAGCGCCGTCCGCTGCGTCGGCAACACCCTGATCCTCCAGGGCCGCGTCTACTCGCCCCCGTACAGGATCCAGGCCGTCGGTGACCCGGAGAAGCTGCAGAAGTCGCTCGCCGCGAGCGAGGCGATCCAGAACTACATGGTGTACGTCAACGTCTACGGGCTGGGCTGGAAAGTCACCGAGGACGGGCCGGTGACTCTTCCCGGCTACTCGGGCACAGTGGATCTGAAGTACGCGAAGCCCGTGGACTAA
- a CDS encoding class E sortase has translation MAVTTDDTEEKTGAPESAPRRRRMSRLAMAVSVFGELLITAGLVLGLFVVYSLWWTNVLADREADKEADKVRDNWASDTGPGALDIKDGIGFLHVPAMNNGEVLVKKGTSTKILNGGVAGYYTNPVKATLPSSDKDGNFTLAAHRDGHGAKFHNIDKLGKGDSIVFETRDNWYVYKVYDTLTETSKYNVKVLSNIPKESGRKKAGKYITLTTCTPVYTSRYRFVVWGELERVERVNAERTLPKELR, from the coding sequence GTGGCAGTGACCACCGACGACACCGAAGAGAAGACAGGCGCACCCGAGAGCGCGCCGCGCCGCCGCCGTATGAGCCGGCTGGCCATGGCGGTCAGTGTCTTCGGTGAACTCCTCATCACCGCGGGCCTGGTGCTCGGCCTGTTCGTCGTCTACTCGCTGTGGTGGACGAACGTGCTCGCCGACCGCGAGGCGGACAAGGAAGCGGACAAGGTCCGCGACAACTGGGCCTCCGACACCGGTCCGGGCGCCCTGGACATCAAGGACGGCATCGGGTTCCTGCACGTCCCCGCCATGAACAACGGCGAGGTCCTGGTGAAGAAGGGCACCTCCACCAAGATCCTCAACGGTGGCGTCGCCGGCTACTACACCAACCCGGTCAAGGCGACGCTGCCCAGCTCCGACAAGGACGGCAACTTCACCCTCGCCGCCCACCGCGACGGCCACGGCGCGAAGTTCCACAACATCGACAAGCTCGGCAAGGGCGACTCCATCGTCTTCGAGACCCGCGACAACTGGTACGTCTACAAGGTCTACGACACCCTCACCGAGACCTCGAAGTACAACGTCAAGGTCCTGTCGAACATCCCCAAGGAGTCCGGCAGGAAGAAGGCCGGCAAGTACATCACCCTCACCACCTGCACGCCCGTCTACACGTCCCGGTACCGGTTCGTCGTGTGGGGCGAGCTGGAGCGGGTGGAGCGCGTTAACGCGGAACGTACGCTGCCGAAGGAACTGCGGTAG
- the pknB gene encoding Stk1 family PASTA domain-containing Ser/Thr kinase: protein MEEPRRLGGRYELGQVLGRGGMAEVYLAMDTRLGRTVAVKTLRADLARDPTFQARFRREAQSAASLNHPAIVAVYDTGEDYIDGVSIPYIVMEYVEGSTLRELLHSGRRLLPERSMEMTIGILQGLEYAHRNQIVHRDIKPANVMLTRNGQVKVMDFGIARAMGDSGMTMTQTSAVIGTAQYLSPEQAKGEQVDARSDLYSTGCLLYELLTVRPPFIGDSPVAVAYQHVREEPQPPSVFDPEITPEMDAIVLRALVKDPDYRYQSADEMRADIEACLDGQPVAATAAMGSVGYGGYPDDQPTTALRADAGATTMLPPVGPDDGYGYDDRQGRRRQQKKNNTSTILLVLAGVLVLIGAILIGRWMFPGNDASKETFKNPSFVGQSEAEAKRSAINVDLEVAVTKDECENQKTGNVCSQNPAAGDPVKKGDTIALVISTGAPKITVPDVQGIKFDEAEAQLTDKGFKVEKKTEESERTAGIVIAQDPDGGKIEKGSTVTLTVAKAPDKETVPDVSRQSCDAAKNQMAANNLVGTCTEVETDDDNLVGKVVATTPEAGSELNKGDTVTIQIGKAAEEEEPEAEVPNVVGRTVGQAKQILQAAGFTNIQFANGSDQSDTALVTDQDPDGGNDADPTQTTITLASVGFGGNNGNNNNGGSDGGGFFG from the coding sequence ATGGAAGAGCCGCGTCGCCTCGGCGGCCGGTACGAGCTGGGCCAGGTGCTCGGCCGTGGTGGCATGGCGGAGGTCTACCTCGCGATGGACACCCGCCTCGGCCGCACCGTGGCGGTGAAGACGCTGCGAGCGGACCTCGCGCGCGACCCCACCTTCCAGGCCAGGTTCCGCCGGGAGGCCCAGTCGGCCGCCTCACTCAACCACCCCGCGATCGTGGCGGTGTACGACACGGGCGAGGACTACATCGACGGGGTCTCGATCCCGTACATCGTCATGGAGTACGTCGAGGGTTCCACCCTCCGTGAGCTCCTCCACAGCGGCCGCAGGCTGCTGCCGGAGCGCTCCATGGAGATGACCATCGGCATCCTCCAGGGCCTGGAGTACGCCCACCGCAACCAGATCGTCCACCGCGACATCAAGCCTGCCAACGTCATGCTGACGCGCAACGGCCAGGTCAAGGTCATGGACTTCGGCATCGCCCGCGCCATGGGCGACTCCGGCATGACGATGACGCAGACGTCCGCGGTCATCGGCACCGCCCAGTACCTCTCCCCGGAGCAGGCCAAGGGCGAGCAGGTGGACGCCCGTTCAGACCTGTACTCGACGGGCTGTCTGCTCTACGAACTGCTCACGGTCCGCCCACCGTTCATCGGTGACTCCCCCGTGGCGGTCGCATACCAGCACGTACGGGAGGAGCCGCAGCCCCCGAGCGTCTTCGACCCGGAGATCACGCCGGAGATGGACGCCATCGTCCTGCGTGCGCTGGTCAAGGACCCGGACTACCGCTACCAGTCCGCCGACGAGATGCGCGCCGACATCGAGGCCTGCCTCGACGGCCAGCCCGTCGCGGCCACCGCGGCCATGGGCTCGGTCGGCTACGGCGGCTACCCCGACGACCAGCCGACCACCGCCCTGCGCGCCGACGCCGGTGCCACGACGATGCTGCCACCGGTCGGCCCGGACGACGGCTACGGCTACGACGACCGCCAGGGCCGCCGCCGACAGCAGAAGAAGAACAACACCTCGACGATCCTCCTGGTCCTCGCGGGTGTGCTGGTGCTGATCGGCGCGATCCTCATCGGCAGGTGGATGTTCCCGGGGAACGACGCCTCCAAGGAGACGTTCAAGAACCCCAGCTTCGTCGGACAGTCAGAGGCCGAGGCCAAGAGATCAGCAATCAATGTTGATCTCGAGGTGGCGGTCACCAAAGACGAGTGCGAGAACCAGAAGACCGGCAACGTCTGCAGCCAGAATCCTGCCGCCGGCGATCCGGTCAAAAAGGGCGACACCATTGCCCTGGTGATCTCGACGGGCGCTCCGAAGATCACGGTTCCCGACGTCCAGGGCATCAAGTTCGACGAGGCCGAGGCCCAGCTCACGGACAAGGGCTTCAAGGTCGAGAAGAAGACCGAGGAGTCCGAACGCACCGCAGGCATCGTGATCGCCCAGGACCCGGACGGCGGAAAGATCGAAAAGGGCTCCACGGTCACGCTGACGGTCGCCAAGGCTCCGGACAAGGAAACCGTCCCGGACGTGTCCCGGCAGAGCTGTGACGCAGCCAAGAACCAGATGGCGGCCAACAACCTCGTCGGCACCTGCACCGAGGTCGAGACCGACGACGACAACCTCGTCGGCAAGGTCGTCGCGACCACCCCCGAGGCGGGCTCCGAGCTCAACAAGGGCGACACGGTGACCATCCAGATCGGCAAGGCTGCCGAGGAGGAGGAGCCGGAGGCCGAGGTCCCGAACGTCGTCGGACGGACCGTGGGCCAGGCCAAGCAGATCCTGCAGGCAGCCGGCTTCACCAACATCCAGTTCGCCAACGGCAGCGACCAGAGCGACACCGCGCTGGTCACTGACCAAGACCCGGACGGCGGCAACGACGCCGACCCGACCCAGACGACGATCACCCTCGCGTCGGTCGGCTTCGGCGGTAACAACGGCAACAACAACAATGGCGGGAGCGACGGCGGCGGCTTCTTCGGATAG